In Akkermansia muciniphila, one DNA window encodes the following:
- a CDS encoding LTA synthase family protein, producing the protein MIRYYWGRFWPFLLFAFGIEAVENLFTVFFEYRNMDFGLLPLLKTAYVFLTEFAVTMCYWLIPYAVYLWILPRGKAGGKADRWFTSAWFFLFVLANLFEDVAEAFFWNEFEASFNFIAVDYLVYTKEVIGNIYESYPIIPILGGILAASVLAVWGMKRFLLPRNGAVPAGWKRGCVVLFLLACVTGGYWLVDIKDADAVNNRYNSEMAKDGLYSLFSAFLKNELDYRAYYRTLPDAEAAAFLAREFTADDTSVPEASSGSVKRQVRPSGGAIRPNVVVVVMESMGAEFLNECREDGADVTPCLSRLGKEGIFFPNTYATGTRSVRGLEAISTSLPPLPGMSILRQEGNEHLQTIGSIFRDKGYDLKWIYGGYGYFDNMNYFFGHNGFQVLDRSAMNDSEVTHSTIWGVCDEDLFRRAVREADESCGRGKPFLQVVFTTSNHRPYTYPEGRIDIPPRTGRMGAVKYADYAVGAFVEEARTRPWFDNTLFVFVGDHGAGSAGKQALNPETHRIFSIFYAPALLKPKRRETPVSQIDVLPTLLGLLKWPYDAAFYGKDALKPSYQSRYFVSNYQYIGYLKGKDMVVLKPQREVEFFRDGEAVAPDGRMKDLEREAVYYYQHASGWRTSLKE; encoded by the coding sequence GTATTTTTCGAATACCGCAACATGGATTTCGGGTTGCTTCCCCTTCTGAAAACGGCATACGTTTTTCTGACGGAGTTTGCCGTCACCATGTGCTACTGGCTTATTCCCTACGCCGTTTATTTGTGGATTCTACCGCGCGGGAAGGCGGGAGGGAAGGCGGACAGGTGGTTCACTTCCGCGTGGTTTTTCCTGTTTGTGCTCGCCAATCTGTTTGAAGATGTGGCGGAAGCCTTTTTCTGGAACGAGTTTGAGGCCAGCTTTAATTTCATTGCGGTGGACTACCTGGTTTACACCAAGGAGGTCATCGGGAATATTTACGAGTCCTATCCCATCATCCCTATTCTGGGCGGCATTCTGGCGGCGTCCGTTCTGGCCGTCTGGGGAATGAAGAGGTTTTTGCTTCCCCGGAACGGGGCGGTGCCCGCCGGATGGAAACGAGGCTGTGTGGTGCTGTTCCTGCTGGCCTGCGTCACGGGAGGATATTGGCTGGTGGATATCAAGGATGCGGACGCCGTGAACAACCGTTATAATTCGGAAATGGCCAAGGATGGCCTTTACAGCCTGTTCAGCGCCTTTCTCAAGAATGAACTGGATTACCGCGCCTATTACCGGACACTGCCGGACGCGGAAGCGGCGGCGTTTTTGGCCCGGGAGTTTACGGCGGATGACACGTCCGTGCCAGAGGCTTCGTCCGGCAGCGTAAAGAGGCAGGTGCGTCCTTCCGGGGGAGCTATCCGCCCGAATGTCGTGGTGGTGGTCATGGAAAGCATGGGGGCGGAATTTTTAAACGAATGCCGGGAAGACGGGGCTGACGTCACTCCGTGCCTGAGCCGTCTGGGAAAGGAAGGCATTTTCTTCCCGAACACTTATGCCACGGGTACCCGTTCCGTACGCGGGCTGGAGGCCATCAGCACCTCCCTACCGCCGCTTCCCGGCATGTCCATCCTTCGCCAGGAAGGAAATGAGCATTTGCAGACCATAGGGTCCATCTTCAGGGACAAGGGATATGATCTCAAATGGATTTACGGCGGCTACGGGTATTTTGACAACATGAATTACTTTTTCGGACACAACGGTTTTCAGGTTCTGGACCGTAGTGCCATGAATGATTCCGAGGTGACCCATTCCACCATCTGGGGCGTTTGCGATGAAGATTTGTTCCGTCGCGCCGTACGGGAGGCGGATGAATCCTGCGGACGCGGCAAGCCGTTTTTGCAGGTGGTGTTCACCACGTCCAACCACCGTCCCTACACGTACCCGGAAGGGCGCATTGACATCCCTCCCCGCACGGGGCGCATGGGGGCTGTGAAATACGCGGATTATGCGGTAGGCGCCTTTGTGGAGGAGGCCAGAACCAGACCCTGGTTTGACAATACGCTGTTCGTGTTCGTAGGAGACCACGGCGCCGGGAGCGCGGGAAAGCAGGCTCTTAATCCGGAAACACACCGCATTTTTTCCATTTTCTACGCTCCGGCTCTGCTGAAACCGAAACGGCGGGAAACTCCCGTGAGCCAGATTGACGTGCTGCCCACCCTGCTGGGGCTGTTGAAATGGCCGTATGATGCGGCTTTTTATGGAAAGGATGCTTTAAAGCCTTCTTACCAGTCCCGGTATTTTGTGAGTAATTACCAGTATATCGGCTATTTGAAAGGGAAAGACATGGTGGTGCTTAAACCCCAGCGTGAAGTGGAATTTTTCCGGGACGGGGAAGCCGTTGCTCCGGACGGGCGGATGAAAGATCTGGAAAGGGAGGCGGTTTATTATTACCAGCACGCTTCCGGCTGGCGGACCAGTTTGAAGGAGTAA